From Actinoplanes oblitus, a single genomic window includes:
- a CDS encoding ABC transporter permease → MTFGARLRRDWPLILMCVPAMLLLAVFHYLPALGNIIAFQDYNPFAGDSPLQAFLSSEWIGFGNFQYLFETPAFWESVRNTLAITAFQLVFYFPIPIMLAILLNSIMSPRLRSFVQSVVYLPHFFSWVLVVSLFQMMLGGAGLIAQTARDHGMTAPDLMTNPDTFYFLITSQAIWKDAGWGMIVFLAALAAIDPSLYEASAADGAGRWRRFWHITLPGLRPVIVLLLILRLGDALNVGFEQFYLQREAVGRDAAEVLDTYVYYQGIGVQQWGVGAAAGLFKALVGLLLILGANKVAHKLGEQGIYSKS, encoded by the coding sequence ATGACGTTCGGGGCGCGGCTGCGGCGGGACTGGCCGCTGATCCTGATGTGCGTCCCGGCCATGCTGCTGCTGGCGGTGTTCCACTACCTGCCGGCGCTCGGCAACATCATCGCGTTCCAGGACTACAACCCGTTCGCCGGCGACTCCCCGCTGCAGGCGTTCCTGTCCAGCGAGTGGATCGGGTTCGGCAACTTCCAGTACCTGTTCGAGACCCCGGCGTTCTGGGAGTCGGTCCGCAACACCCTGGCCATCACCGCCTTCCAGCTGGTGTTCTACTTCCCGATCCCGATCATGCTGGCGATCCTGCTGAACAGCATCATGTCGCCGAGGCTGCGGTCGTTCGTGCAGAGCGTGGTCTACCTGCCGCACTTCTTCAGCTGGGTGCTGGTCGTCTCGCTGTTCCAGATGATGCTCGGCGGGGCCGGCCTGATCGCGCAGACCGCACGCGACCACGGGATGACCGCACCGGACTTGATGACCAACCCGGACACCTTCTACTTCCTGATCACCTCGCAGGCGATCTGGAAGGACGCCGGCTGGGGCATGATCGTCTTTCTGGCCGCGCTGGCCGCCATCGACCCGTCGCTCTACGAGGCGTCGGCCGCCGACGGGGCCGGCCGGTGGCGCCGGTTCTGGCACATCACGCTGCCCGGCCTGCGCCCGGTCATCGTGCTGCTGCTGATTCTGCGCCTGGGCGACGCGCTCAACGTCGGCTTCGAGCAGTTCTACCTGCAACGCGAGGCGGTCGGGCGGGACGCCGCCGAGGTGCTCGACACCTACGTCTACTACCAGGGCATCGGGGTCCAGCAGTGGGGCGTCGGCGCCGCCGCCGGCCTGTTCAAGGCGCTGGTCGGACTGCTGCTCATCCTGGGCGCCAACAAGGTCGCCCACAAGCTCGGCGAGCAAGGGATCTACTCGAAGTCATGA
- a CDS encoding carbohydrate ABC transporter permease, with amino-acid sequence MTTLASVKPRRPTGRPVWEEKPTLLGRLGKGTIITVVVLAVLVPLWVVVVTSLSSTDTINAAGGYVFLPREFNPSAYVVIFSGGQVTDAVLVSTTVTLIGTALSLTVTVLAAYGLSRVGTLFHRPILFYFLLTFLIYPGMIPSYLVVTGLGLKDNLLALVVPAAVSAFNLVVLRAFFMSIPQELFDSARIDGAGEFRILFRIVLPLSKAVTAVVGLFYAVGYWNTFFNAVLYIDRNDLQPVQRVLQQFILAGQSPTNAGTGVVLPGIGYSAPPNLAIKMAVVVITLIPALIVYPFVQRHFTKGVIVGAVKG; translated from the coding sequence ATGACCACACTCGCCTCTGTCAAGCCGCGGCGTCCCACCGGCAGGCCGGTGTGGGAGGAGAAGCCCACGCTGCTCGGCCGGCTCGGCAAGGGCACGATCATCACCGTCGTGGTGCTGGCCGTGCTGGTGCCGCTCTGGGTCGTCGTGGTCACCAGCCTCTCCTCGACCGACACCATCAACGCGGCCGGCGGATACGTCTTCCTGCCGCGCGAGTTCAACCCGTCCGCCTACGTGGTGATCTTCTCCGGCGGCCAGGTCACCGACGCGGTACTGGTCAGCACGACGGTGACGCTGATCGGCACCGCGCTCAGCCTCACCGTCACGGTGCTCGCCGCCTACGGCCTGTCCCGGGTCGGCACGCTCTTCCACCGGCCGATCCTGTTCTACTTCCTGCTCACCTTCCTGATCTATCCCGGCATGATCCCCAGCTATCTGGTGGTCACCGGCCTGGGTCTGAAGGACAACCTGCTGGCCCTGGTGGTGCCGGCCGCGGTGAGCGCGTTCAACCTGGTGGTGCTCCGGGCGTTCTTCATGAGCATCCCGCAGGAGTTGTTCGACAGCGCCCGGATCGACGGCGCCGGCGAGTTCCGGATCCTGTTCCGCATCGTGCTGCCGCTCTCCAAGGCGGTCACCGCTGTGGTCGGGCTCTTCTACGCGGTCGGTTACTGGAACACCTTCTTCAACGCGGTCCTCTACATCGACCGCAACGACCTGCAGCCGGTCCAGCGTGTCCTGCAGCAGTTCATCCTGGCCGGCCAGTCGCCGACCAACGCCGGCACCGGCGTGGTGCTGCCCGGCATCGGGTACTCCGCCCCGCCCAACCTCGCCATCAAGATGGCCGTCGTGGTGATCACGCTGATCCCGGCGCTGATCGTCTATCCGTTCGTCCAGCGCCACTTCACCAAGGGCGTGATCGTCGGCGCGGTCAAGGGCTGA
- a CDS encoding glycosyl hydrolase family 95 catalytic domain-containing protein, whose translation MSGSTIAAEDWEHALITGNGRQGALCYGSSAALRFTLAHERVFQPVTEPLPAPATAAALPRLREMLRDGRFAEAATEVCDLAAAEHPGFAETRWIDPLIGTATLTLIPDRPGRGWSRHTDFGTGVVRQQWDGGTCEAFFSRPADALLIRLTGGGGTLSLAPVAGLPERPVDFSVEGPGQHPAGGATEDPARHSAGPAAAGSGQHPVGGDLTLTARFRGADWAGALDGYTVTVRSWRTESGFVVAARTTPGLRPRPFTSMPDFEAALAAHAAEHGDLFGRARLDLPGDRRAQLLFDAGRYAIISSTGTRPPTLQGVWSGTWSPPWRSGWTIDGNLQAALLAVHTTGTPELMPPLFDLLDDLRDDLRENARRLYRLPGLYAPAHLGTHGKQNHFGPIWCLTFWTAGAAWLGRLYLEHYQHTGDRSFLDDRALPYLREVADFHLGFAEIDGGRARFSPSYSPENHPANTGSQATVDSALDVQTTGDVLRALLTHDPGDPRAPRWRALLDALPPHRITAAGELAEWLDPRFDDNHEHRHCSHLYPFYYAGDPAIEEDPALRAAAVATVRRRLRWWLSEASDEMGYGLALLGVAAARLGLAAEAYAALTRLAEAYWRPSLVPTHNRDHLFNVDLAGGFPALVAAMLLASRDVAPDGPARLRLLPALPAQWPAGGVHGLVARGPVRVDLRWQPGLVAATLTSPVTRDAVVTWPGGTVTVTLAAGVPHELRLPRQPGPERSR comes from the coding sequence GTGTCCGGCTCGACGATCGCGGCGGAGGATTGGGAGCACGCGCTGATCACCGGAAACGGACGACAGGGGGCGCTGTGTTACGGCTCGTCCGCCGCGCTGCGGTTCACCCTGGCCCACGAGCGGGTCTTTCAGCCGGTCACCGAGCCACTGCCGGCGCCGGCCACCGCCGCGGCCCTGCCACGCCTGCGGGAGATGCTGCGGGACGGGCGGTTCGCCGAGGCCGCCACCGAGGTCTGCGACCTGGCGGCAGCGGAGCATCCCGGTTTCGCCGAGACCCGCTGGATCGATCCGCTGATCGGCACGGCGACCCTCACGCTGATCCCGGACCGTCCGGGCCGCGGCTGGTCCCGGCACACCGATTTCGGTACGGGCGTCGTCCGCCAGCAGTGGGACGGCGGCACCTGCGAGGCGTTCTTCTCCCGCCCGGCCGACGCCCTGCTGATCCGGCTCACCGGTGGCGGCGGGACGCTGTCGCTCGCCCCGGTCGCCGGCCTCCCGGAGCGCCCGGTCGACTTCTCCGTCGAGGGTCCCGGGCAGCACCCGGCCGGTGGCGCGACCGAGGATCCCGCGCGACACTCGGCCGGCCCCGCGGCCGCGGGCTCCGGGCAGCACCCGGTCGGCGGCGACCTGACGCTGACCGCACGGTTCCGGGGTGCGGACTGGGCGGGGGCGCTCGACGGCTACACCGTCACGGTGCGCTCGTGGCGTACCGAAAGCGGGTTCGTCGTCGCGGCCCGCACCACCCCCGGCCTGCGACCGAGGCCCTTCACCTCGATGCCGGACTTCGAGGCCGCGCTCGCGGCGCACGCCGCGGAGCACGGCGACCTGTTCGGCCGGGCCCGCCTGGACCTGCCCGGCGACCGGCGCGCGCAGCTGCTGTTCGACGCCGGGCGATACGCGATCATCAGCAGCACCGGCACCCGGCCACCGACGTTGCAGGGCGTCTGGAGCGGCACCTGGTCACCGCCGTGGCGCAGCGGCTGGACCATCGACGGCAACCTGCAGGCGGCCCTGCTCGCGGTGCACACCACCGGTACGCCCGAGCTGATGCCACCGCTCTTCGACCTGCTCGACGACCTGCGCGACGACCTGCGGGAGAACGCCCGCCGGCTCTACCGGCTGCCCGGCCTCTACGCCCCCGCCCACCTGGGGACGCACGGCAAGCAGAACCACTTCGGCCCGATCTGGTGCCTGACCTTCTGGACCGCCGGCGCGGCCTGGCTGGGCCGGCTCTACCTGGAGCACTACCAGCACACCGGCGACCGGTCCTTCCTGGACGATCGCGCACTGCCCTACCTGCGCGAGGTGGCCGACTTCCACCTGGGGTTCGCCGAGATCGACGGTGGGCGGGCGCGGTTCAGCCCGTCCTACTCGCCGGAGAACCATCCGGCCAACACCGGCTCGCAGGCCACTGTGGACTCTGCGCTGGACGTGCAGACAACCGGGGACGTGCTGCGCGCGCTGCTGACGCACGACCCCGGGGACCCGCGGGCGCCGCGCTGGCGGGCGCTGCTCGACGCGCTGCCGCCGCACCGGATCACCGCGGCCGGCGAGCTGGCCGAGTGGCTGGACCCGCGGTTCGACGACAACCACGAGCACCGGCACTGCAGTCACCTCTATCCCTTCTACTACGCCGGGGACCCAGCGATCGAGGAGGATCCGGCGCTGCGGGCCGCTGCCGTCGCGACGGTCCGGCGCCGGTTGCGGTGGTGGCTGAGCGAGGCGTCCGACGAGATGGGGTACGGGCTCGCGCTGCTCGGGGTGGCCGCGGCCCGGCTCGGACTGGCCGCCGAGGCGTATGCCGCGCTGACCCGGCTCGCCGAGGCCTACTGGCGGCCGAGCCTGGTGCCGACCCACAACCGGGACCATCTGTTCAACGTGGACCTGGCCGGTGGCTTCCCGGCCCTGGTCGCCGCGATGCTGCTGGCCAGCCGGGACGTGGCACCGGACGGCCCGGCCCGGCTGCGCCTGCTCCCGGCCCTGCCCGCGCAGTGGCCGGCCGGCGGCGTGCACGGGCTGGTCGCGCGCGGCCCGGTCCGGGTGGACCTCCGGTGGCAGCCGGGGCTGGTGGCGGCCACGCTGACCTCACCGGTCACCCGGGACGCCGTGGTCACCTGGCCCGGCGGCACGGTCACCGTCACGCTGGCCGCCGGCGTCCCGCACGAGCTGCGGCTGCCACGGCAACCGGGCCCGGAGCGGAGCCGGTGA